In the Muricauda sp. MAR_2010_75 genome, one interval contains:
- a CDS encoding outer membrane beta-barrel family protein: MKNLTYIVLLVFVMVNHVSGQTYQITGKVVDEQDQIIPFANILLLQASDTTFVKGTSADDNGFFALTEVEPDLYLLQASYVGRGSEPRALDIRQDVSLGALLIPLETNELDEVVVTAQRPKLQRLPDRLVFSVENTIVSQGTTWDILRSTPGVIVNDDRLLVRGEGARVYLNGRAVQLSGQEVQDLLQGLSGVNIKSVEVMINPPAQYDAEGGPILNIITSKNIIPGYKGSINGTYTQAVFPKFSLGTSHYYKTDKLNLFANYSFNPQKEIRKTEKGINFMDDANSVYSRWDTRYNQIKSTQSHAGSFIMDYDLDDNNSINLTSSLLFNPDQEQQTRLNNDIRNAQYQLDSTFTTLNNTSMDNTNLAVDLSYVHKLKKPGARLSFNGHYTNYNERSFQNLASNYFDSSGSFLRDFGFDSDSQQDIQIYTGQVDFSTPMGNASIETGAKVSSIASESNVDFFNFNGTSNTVDSSLSDDFTYDENVYAAYFSYVKNWEKWSMKMGLRGELTQAEGVSLTLNETNTQNFFEPFPSLYLLYSPSDKHSFSFDYGRNVDRPKYNDLNPFRFFFNENDYEEGNPRLRPSFSNNFNLNYTFNSEYFFDVYYRDNGANIAYLVFQDNDNQTLVELKQNVLESTSYGLDFTLSKTIMPSWFLYAYTSLFHEEEIFLAVESGNVEYTNEVDGVYGYLANYLTLSKDGSLTGEVTMTYISNFLFGSYISDEQLNLTLGLRKSLFNNRAVVSIAAEDLLYKWIPTYTSAYLNQDNFYRRRAETQFVRVGFTYNFGNFRLQDNQRAIDKKERDRLESQE, from the coding sequence ATGAAAAACCTCACCTATATTGTTTTATTGGTGTTTGTTATGGTCAACCACGTAAGTGGTCAGACCTATCAGATTACGGGAAAGGTGGTTGATGAACAAGATCAAATTATTCCTTTCGCCAATATCTTGCTTTTGCAGGCGTCCGACACTACTTTTGTAAAGGGCACTTCTGCAGATGACAATGGTTTTTTTGCCCTTACCGAAGTAGAGCCCGATCTTTATCTTTTGCAAGCCAGCTATGTTGGGAGAGGCTCAGAACCCAGAGCTTTGGATATTCGCCAAGATGTTTCCCTTGGAGCACTGTTAATTCCTTTAGAGACGAATGAGCTGGACGAGGTGGTTGTAACCGCGCAACGCCCCAAGCTGCAAAGGCTACCAGACAGACTGGTCTTTTCAGTTGAAAACACGATAGTTTCACAAGGAACAACATGGGATATCCTGAGAAGCACTCCAGGGGTTATCGTAAATGATGATAGGTTGTTGGTCAGGGGGGAAGGTGCAAGGGTATATCTGAACGGAAGAGCGGTACAATTGTCCGGCCAAGAAGTGCAAGATCTGTTACAGGGTCTTTCTGGGGTGAACATAAAATCGGTTGAGGTGATGATCAACCCACCCGCCCAGTATGATGCCGAAGGAGGACCTATTCTTAATATCATCACAAGCAAGAACATTATTCCAGGGTACAAGGGAAGCATCAATGGAACGTATACCCAAGCGGTGTTTCCCAAATTTAGTTTGGGAACCAGTCATTACTACAAAACGGACAAGCTCAACCTCTTTGCCAACTACTCCTTCAATCCCCAAAAAGAAATAAGAAAAACAGAAAAAGGAATCAATTTTATGGATGATGCCAATTCGGTTTATTCGCGATGGGATACACGGTATAATCAGATTAAAAGCACCCAATCCCATGCCGGAAGCTTTATCATGGACTATGACTTGGATGATAACAACAGCATAAACCTCACGTCCAGCTTGCTGTTCAACCCTGATCAAGAGCAACAAACGCGATTGAACAACGACATACGGAATGCCCAATATCAATTGGACTCCACCTTTACCACCTTGAACAATACCTCTATGGACAATACCAATTTGGCAGTTGACCTGAGTTATGTGCATAAGTTGAAAAAACCTGGGGCCCGATTGAGTTTTAATGGCCATTATACCAACTACAATGAACGGTCTTTTCAGAACTTGGCGTCCAATTATTTTGATTCCAGTGGGAGTTTTTTACGGGATTTTGGCTTTGATTCCGATTCGCAACAGGACATTCAGATTTATACCGGACAGGTGGATTTTTCCACACCTATGGGAAATGCTTCCATTGAAACCGGGGCCAAGGTTTCTTCCATAGCTTCCGAGAGCAATGTGGATTTTTTCAACTTTAATGGCACCAGTAATACTGTAGATTCATCCTTATCTGATGACTTTACCTATGATGAAAATGTATATGCCGCCTATTTCAGTTATGTAAAAAACTGGGAAAAATGGTCCATGAAAATGGGATTGCGGGGAGAACTCACCCAAGCAGAAGGGGTGTCCTTGACCTTGAACGAAACCAATACCCAAAATTTTTTTGAACCTTTTCCCTCCCTGTATCTTTTGTATTCGCCATCGGACAAGCACAGCTTTTCCTTTGATTACGGTAGAAATGTAGACCGGCCCAAATACAATGACCTTAACCCATTCCGGTTTTTCTTCAATGAGAACGATTACGAAGAGGGCAACCCAAGGCTGAGGCCCAGCTTCAGCAACAATTTTAACCTCAACTATACCTTTAACAGTGAATATTTTTTCGATGTGTATTATCGGGATAACGGAGCCAACATCGCCTATTTGGTCTTTCAGGACAATGACAACCAAACGTTGGTGGAGCTTAAGCAAAATGTACTGGAAAGCACATCATATGGCCTGGACTTTACTTTGAGCAAAACCATTATGCCCTCATGGTTTTTGTATGCCTACACTTCACTTTTTCACGAAGAGGAAATCTTCTTGGCGGTTGAAAGCGGAAATGTGGAATACACCAATGAAGTGGATGGGGTCTATGGCTATTTGGCCAATTATTTAACGCTCTCCAAAGATGGAAGCCTAACCGGCGAGGTTACCATGACCTATATTTCCAATTTTTTGTTTGGTTCATACATTTCTGATGAGCAGTTGAACCTTACTCTGGGATTGCGAAAATCATTGTTCAACAACAGGGCCGTTGTTTCCATTGCCGCAGAGGACCTTTTGTACAAATGGATTCCTACGTATACTTCAGCGTATCTAAATCAGGATAATTTTTATCGGAGACGAGCGGAAACCCAGTTTGTCCGAGTAGGGTTTACCTATAATTTTGGAAACTTTAGGTTACAGGACAACCAACGTGCCATCGACAAAAAAGAGCGAGATCGACTAGAATCCCAAGAGTAA
- the lepA gene encoding translation elongation factor 4: MEKIRNFCIIAHIDHGKSTLADRLLDFTGSVTEREKQDQLLDNMDLERERGITIKSHAIQMEYVHEGETYILNLIDTPGHVDFSYEVSRSIAACEGALLVVDAAQSIQAQTISNLYLALENDLEIIPVLNKVDLPSANPEEVTDDIVDLLGCKPEDVIPASAKTGIGIQDILTAIIERIPAPKGNVDEPLQALVFDSVYNPFRGVETYFRVINGEITKGQKIKFVATGKSYYADEIGTLKLRQLPKNKISAGDVGYLITGIKDAREVKVGDTITDAVDPTKNPIGGFEDVKPMVFAGIYPVDTEDFEELRSSMEKLQLNDASLVFTPESSAALGFGFRCGFLGMLHMEIIQERLEREFDMTVITTVPNVSYHAFTTKDTETPVIVNNPSDLPDPSTLDRVEEPYIKATIITKSDFVGNVMSLCIEKRGQIVNQTYLTTERVELIFDMPLAEIVFDFYDRLKTISKGYASFDYSPIGMRVSKLVRVDILLNAQPVDALSALVHFDNAHNIGKRMCEKLKELIPRQQFDIPIQAAIGSKIISRETIKALRKDVTAKCYGGDISRKRKLLEKQKKGKKRMRQVGNVEIPQQAFMAVLKLND, encoded by the coding sequence ATGGAGAAGATTAGGAATTTTTGCATTATTGCGCATATAGACCACGGAAAAAGTACGTTGGCAGACCGATTATTGGATTTTACCGGCTCAGTCACCGAACGGGAAAAACAAGATCAGTTGTTGGACAACATGGACTTGGAGCGCGAACGTGGTATTACTATAAAGAGTCATGCCATACAAATGGAATATGTGCATGAAGGAGAGACCTACATCCTAAATTTGATTGACACTCCCGGCCACGTGGACTTTTCCTATGAGGTGTCCCGCTCCATTGCGGCCTGTGAAGGTGCCCTTTTGGTGGTTGATGCTGCCCAAAGCATTCAGGCGCAAACCATTTCCAATCTGTATTTGGCCTTGGAGAACGACTTGGAAATCATCCCTGTGCTGAACAAAGTGGATTTACCCAGCGCCAATCCCGAAGAAGTAACCGATGATATTGTTGACCTGTTGGGTTGTAAGCCCGAAGATGTCATTCCCGCCAGTGCCAAAACCGGAATTGGTATTCAAGACATCCTCACCGCTATTATTGAGCGTATCCCTGCTCCAAAAGGAAACGTGGATGAGCCCTTACAAGCCTTGGTTTTTGATTCAGTCTATAATCCATTCCGGGGGGTTGAGACCTATTTTAGGGTTATCAACGGTGAAATCACAAAAGGACAAAAGATAAAATTTGTCGCCACTGGAAAATCCTATTATGCGGATGAAATAGGCACTTTAAAACTCAGACAACTTCCTAAAAACAAAATATCTGCAGGAGATGTGGGTTACTTGATCACGGGAATCAAAGATGCCCGGGAAGTAAAGGTGGGAGACACCATTACCGATGCAGTTGACCCAACAAAAAATCCAATTGGAGGCTTTGAAGATGTAAAACCCATGGTCTTTGCAGGAATCTATCCTGTGGATACCGAAGACTTTGAGGAACTCCGTTCTTCCATGGAAAAATTACAGCTCAATGATGCCTCTTTGGTCTTTACGCCGGAAAGCAGTGCTGCTTTGGGCTTTGGGTTCCGATGCGGGTTTTTGGGAATGCTCCACATGGAAATTATCCAAGAACGCTTGGAGCGTGAGTTTGATATGACGGTTATCACCACCGTACCCAACGTAAGCTATCACGCTTTTACTACCAAGGACACGGAAACCCCGGTCATTGTCAATAATCCATCCGATTTGCCCGACCCTTCCACTTTGGACCGAGTCGAGGAACCATATATAAAGGCCACCATCATCACCAAATCTGATTTTGTGGGAAATGTGATGTCGCTCTGTATTGAAAAACGGGGTCAGATCGTTAACCAGACCTATTTGACAACAGAGCGGGTTGAGCTTATTTTTGATATGCCCTTGGCTGAAATCGTTTTTGATTTTTACGACCGATTGAAAACCATTTCAAAAGGATACGCCTCTTTTGATTATTCCCCAATAGGAATGCGAGTGTCCAAACTGGTCCGAGTGGATATCCTCTTGAACGCCCAGCCTGTGGACGCCTTATCCGCATTGGTTCATTTTGATAATGCGCACAACATTGGTAAACGCATGTGCGAAAAATTGAAGGAACTCATCCCCAGACAACAGTTTGATATTCCGATACAGGCCGCCATTGGCTCCAAAATCATTTCTAGGGAAACCATCAAGGCCCTGAGGAAGGATGTAACGGCCAAATGTTATGGTGGGGATATTTCGCGAAAGCGAAAATTGTTGGAAAAACAGAAGAAAGGGAAAAAGCGGATGCGCCAAGTGGGCAATGTGGAAATTCCGCAGCAAGCGTTTATGGCGGTCCTCAAGTTGAATGACTAA
- a CDS encoding sodium:proton antiporter produces MLELAGIIILGIIAQWVAWRFKLPAILPLILIGLLVGPISTLYTDDGSKLIEPIWNGEKGLFPGEGLYYFVSLAISVILFEGGLTLKRAEISNVGPVITKLITIGTVVTFFGAGVAAHYIFGLSWQISFLFSGLIIVTGPTVITPILRNIPLKKDVSTVLKWEGILIDPIGALVAVLVFEFISVGEGQAFTQTALIEFGKILLFGTTFGFTFAHALAFAIKRDFIPHYLLNVVSLSTVLLVYVESDLFAHESGLLAVVVMGMVLGNMNLPNIKELLYFKESLSVLLISILFILLAANINIADMELIYNWDTVALFAVIVFIIRPLGVFLSAHGSNLKFNEKLFIGWVGPRGIVAAGIASLFGSKLILRGEPGAEYITPLVFMIVLGTVLLNATTARIFAKLVGVFLKKSEGILIIGASKLSRLIANYLRKNNRHVVLIDNNQTNVDKAKKLGLEAITANIFSDTLADNIELNDMGYLMALTGNSDINKFAIDKFQKQFGENGAFRLVNTEEVNDPQNNPKEGLFSHTDDFIKLMDTVRKYPAIHEIDLKDKEHYDTLIDKSQEEGDIIPVFTKHPNGSIEIIPANSKDFEPKGEGFKLVYLGKRFSTEKEPS; encoded by the coding sequence ATGCTGGAACTTGCGGGAATCATTATTCTTGGCATTATCGCGCAATGGGTAGCATGGCGATTTAAATTGCCTGCCATTTTACCATTGATATTGATCGGTCTTTTAGTAGGACCTATATCTACGCTGTACACCGATGATGGCTCAAAACTTATTGAACCCATTTGGAACGGAGAGAAAGGATTGTTTCCCGGGGAAGGCCTTTACTATTTTGTGTCACTGGCCATCAGCGTAATCCTATTTGAAGGCGGTCTTACCTTAAAACGTGCCGAAATATCCAATGTAGGCCCTGTAATTACCAAGTTAATAACCATAGGAACAGTAGTCACCTTTTTTGGAGCTGGTGTTGCGGCCCATTATATTTTTGGGCTTTCATGGCAGATATCCTTCCTATTTTCAGGATTGATCATAGTTACGGGACCTACGGTGATCACGCCCATTTTAAGGAACATCCCTTTAAAAAAAGATGTCTCCACCGTATTAAAGTGGGAAGGGATTCTAATAGATCCCATTGGCGCATTGGTGGCGGTATTGGTATTTGAGTTCATCAGTGTTGGAGAAGGGCAGGCTTTCACACAAACCGCGCTCATTGAATTTGGAAAAATTCTACTTTTTGGGACCACCTTTGGATTTACGTTTGCCCATGCACTGGCCTTTGCCATAAAACGCGATTTTATACCGCATTATTTGTTGAATGTGGTATCGCTTTCCACTGTACTTCTGGTTTATGTGGAGTCGGATTTATTTGCACACGAATCTGGTCTTTTGGCCGTAGTGGTCATGGGAATGGTTTTGGGCAACATGAACCTGCCAAATATTAAGGAACTGCTATACTTCAAGGAATCCCTGAGTGTATTGTTGATATCTATTCTGTTCATTCTTTTGGCGGCCAACATCAATATCGCTGATATGGAGCTGATATACAATTGGGACACCGTGGCTCTGTTTGCTGTTATTGTGTTTATCATTAGGCCGCTGGGAGTGTTTTTGAGCGCCCATGGCTCCAATTTAAAGTTCAATGAAAAGCTCTTTATCGGGTGGGTCGGACCTAGGGGTATTGTTGCTGCTGGTATCGCTTCACTCTTTGGATCTAAATTGATTTTAAGGGGAGAGCCCGGGGCTGAATATATTACCCCCTTGGTCTTTATGATCGTGCTGGGAACCGTATTGTTGAATGCCACCACAGCCCGGATTTTTGCAAAATTGGTGGGTGTTTTCCTGAAAAAGTCCGAGGGTATTTTGATTATTGGCGCATCCAAGCTTTCGCGATTGATCGCAAATTATTTACGAAAGAACAACAGGCATGTGGTGTTGATAGATAATAACCAAACCAATGTGGACAAGGCCAAAAAGTTGGGATTGGAAGCCATTACGGCCAACATTTTTTCGGATACTTTGGCCGATAACATTGAGCTGAATGATATGGGTTATCTGATGGCACTTACAGGAAACTCGGACATCAACAAATTTGCTATTGATAAATTTCAAAAGCAGTTTGGAGAGAACGGTGCGTTCCGATTGGTGAACACCGAAGAGGTAAATGATCCCCAGAACAACCCGAAGGAAGGGCTCTTTTCACATACGGATGATTTCATTAAACTAATGGACACGGTTCGAAAATACCCCGCCATCCATGAGATTGATCTAAAGGACAAAGAGCATTACGATACACTTATAGATAAAAGCCAAGAGGAAGGCGATATCATCCCCGTTTTTACCAAACATCCTAATGGAAGTATAGAAATCATTCCTGCCAATAGTAAGGATTTTGAGCCTAAGGGTGAAGGCTTCAAACTCGTTTATTTAGGAAAACGGTTCTCAACTGAGAAAGAACCTTCTTAA
- a CDS encoding MBL fold metallo-hydrolase codes for MTIYPVETGNFKLDGGAMFGVVPKSIWNRTNPADANNMIDLGARCLLIEDGDRLILIDNGLGNKQSEKFFGYYYLWGNHSLDGSLGQLGFHRDDITDVFLTHLHFDHCGGSIQWNKDRTGYEPAFKNGRFWSNKDHWEWATEPNPREKASFLKENLLPMQESGQLHFVQQNKDAFIGNSELDFGIHFVNGHTDKQMLPHLTYKGKTVVFVADLIPTVGHIPLPYVMGYDTRPLLTMEEKATFLNKAADKDWLLFFEHDAHNQLCTLKHTEKGVRLDETFSFNEIFNTQ; via the coding sequence ATGACAATTTATCCTGTAGAGACTGGAAATTTTAAGTTGGATGGTGGGGCCATGTTCGGTGTGGTGCCAAAATCTATATGGAATCGCACGAATCCGGCAGATGCCAACAATATGATCGATTTGGGTGCCCGATGTCTCCTGATTGAGGACGGGGACCGGCTTATTTTGATAGACAACGGTCTTGGCAACAAACAATCCGAAAAATTCTTTGGTTACTACTATCTATGGGGAAATCATTCCTTGGATGGCTCTTTGGGGCAACTTGGGTTTCACAGAGATGATATCACCGATGTTTTTTTGACCCATCTCCATTTTGACCATTGCGGGGGGAGCATTCAATGGAACAAGGACCGAACAGGCTACGAGCCCGCTTTTAAAAATGGCAGGTTTTGGAGCAATAAGGACCATTGGGAGTGGGCCACCGAACCAAACCCTCGGGAGAAAGCCTCTTTTCTAAAGGAAAATTTGTTGCCCATGCAAGAAAGCGGACAGCTTCATTTTGTGCAGCAAAACAAAGATGCTTTTATTGGGAATTCCGAATTGGATTTTGGAATCCACTTTGTGAACGGACATACGGACAAGCAAATGCTCCCGCACCTAACCTATAAAGGTAAAACCGTGGTTTTTGTGGCCGATTTAATTCCAACGGTTGGTCATATTCCATTGCCTTATGTTATGGGATACGACACTAGGCCCTTGCTCACCATGGAAGAAAAAGCAACATTCCTTAATAAGGCTGCAGACAAGGATTGGCTTCTGTTTTTTGAGCACGATGCCCACAACCAACTCTGCACCCTAAAACATACCGAAAAAGGGGTGCGATTGGACGAAACATTCTCTTTTAACGAAATATTCAACACGCAATAA
- a CDS encoding S8 family peptidase, with translation MNRTYSKLSILSLSASLFLMGCGATSLVSTPVENIDTVPLKITDLTETEKKNWGHADLIMDTIPGMSVDRAYKEIIKNKKGKTVIVAVVDSGIDLEHEDLDGVLWTNKDEIPNNGKDDDGNGYVDDIHGYNFLGDSYNEQLEYVRMLRLNIGDASERAQARLLLDKEYPEALQNKQQYEQIYQVVKGADAAVKEELGKETYTKEDLKSIEPKTPIMEQSVAVLTQMFTYGDDIPSVLAELKEGITYFADQVNYNLNKDFNGRAPVGDDPYDITDVPYGNGNPKNQVDSESHGTHVAGIIAAERNNGIGMKGVAQNVEIMSVRAVPNGDEYDKDIALGIRYAVDNGAKIINCSFGKAFSPEAEWVYDAIKYAASKDVLIVHAAGNDGHDLDDPENPNYPNDAKLGQTDEFADNLITVGALTSSYGSDMVATFSNYGKQNVDVFAPGDDIYSTLPNNDYDFQGGTSMAAPAVAGVSALIRSYYPDLSAPQVKNIIMQSGLYSKASVIVAGDETKPTTFDKISKSGKMVNAYNALLLADNISKGRMTLNSNSK, from the coding sequence ATGAATCGCACATATAGCAAACTATCTATCCTATCCCTTTCCGCTTCACTGTTCCTTATGGGCTGTGGGGCCACCTCTTTGGTTTCCACCCCGGTTGAAAATATTGACACGGTACCTTTAAAAATCACCGATCTTACCGAAACGGAGAAAAAAAACTGGGGCCATGCCGACCTTATCATGGATACCATTCCTGGCATGAGTGTGGATAGGGCCTACAAGGAAATCATCAAAAACAAAAAGGGAAAGACCGTTATTGTGGCCGTGGTGGATTCTGGAATTGATTTGGAGCACGAGGATTTGGACGGCGTACTCTGGACCAACAAAGATGAAATTCCAAATAATGGAAAGGATGATGATGGCAATGGTTATGTGGATGATATTCACGGGTACAATTTTTTGGGTGATTCCTACAACGAACAGTTGGAATATGTACGAATGCTTCGCTTGAACATTGGTGATGCATCTGAAAGGGCCCAAGCTAGATTATTGCTGGACAAGGAATACCCCGAGGCACTTCAAAACAAACAACAATACGAGCAAATTTATCAAGTGGTAAAAGGTGCCGATGCCGCGGTTAAAGAAGAACTGGGCAAGGAAACCTATACCAAGGAAGACTTAAAATCCATTGAGCCCAAAACACCTATTATGGAGCAAAGTGTTGCGGTGCTGACACAGATGTTCACCTATGGTGATGACATTCCCAGTGTTTTGGCCGAACTTAAAGAGGGCATTACCTATTTCGCTGATCAGGTCAACTACAACCTCAACAAAGATTTTAATGGTAGAGCCCCGGTTGGTGATGACCCCTATGATATTACCGATGTTCCCTACGGAAACGGAAACCCTAAAAATCAGGTAGATTCAGAAAGTCACGGCACCCACGTAGCGGGAATCATTGCAGCAGAGCGCAACAATGGCATTGGGATGAAAGGTGTGGCCCAAAATGTGGAAATTATGAGTGTTCGTGCCGTGCCCAACGGTGATGAATACGACAAAGACATTGCTTTGGGCATACGATATGCTGTGGATAATGGGGCAAAAATCATTAACTGTAGCTTTGGAAAGGCATTTTCACCAGAAGCCGAATGGGTGTACGATGCCATCAAATATGCGGCTTCCAAGGATGTATTGATTGTTCATGCTGCAGGAAACGACGGCCATGATTTGGACGACCCGGAGAACCCAAATTATCCCAATGATGCCAAATTGGGCCAGACCGATGAGTTTGCTGATAACCTTATTACTGTGGGCGCGCTAACAAGCAGCTATGGCTCTGATATGGTGGCCACTTTTTCCAACTACGGCAAACAAAATGTGGATGTCTTTGCGCCAGGGGATGATATCTATTCCACCCTTCCCAACAACGATTATGATTTTCAAGGTGGTACCTCCATGGCGGCCCCGGCAGTTGCTGGTGTATCGGCCTTGATCCGGTCTTATTATCCAGATTTATCTGCTCCCCAGGTAAAAAATATTATTATGCAATCTGGATTGTATTCAAAAGCCTCCGTTATTGTGGCGGGCGATGAAACCAAACCCACAACCTTTGATAAAATCTCAAAATCAGGAAAAATGGTCAATGCCTATAATGCCCTACTTTTGGCAGATAATATTTCAAAAGGCAGAATGACCTTGAACAGCAATTCAAAATAA